From Bradyrhizobium sp. NDS-1, the proteins below share one genomic window:
- a CDS encoding succinate dehydrogenase iron-sulfur subunit — translation MVEFALPKNSKISGGKTWPKPAGATEVREFKVYRWNPDDGKNPSVDTYYVDTNDCGPMVLDGLIWIKNNIDPSLTFRRSCREGVCGSCAMNIDGQNTLACTRSMHDVKDGAVKINPLPHQPVVKDLVPDLTNFYAQYASVEPWLKTTSPTPQKEWRQSHEDREKLDGLYECILCACCSTSCPSYWWNSERYLGPAALLQANRWVSDSRDEATGERLDNLEDPFRLYRCHTIMNCAKACPKGLNPAEAIAELKLKMVERQI, via the coding sequence ATGGTTGAATTCGCACTTCCGAAGAACTCCAAGATTTCCGGCGGCAAGACCTGGCCGAAGCCCGCGGGCGCGACAGAGGTTCGCGAGTTCAAGGTCTATCGCTGGAATCCGGACGACGGCAAGAATCCGAGCGTCGACACCTATTACGTCGACACCAATGATTGCGGTCCGATGGTGCTGGACGGCCTGATCTGGATCAAGAACAACATCGACCCGTCGCTGACCTTCCGCCGCTCCTGCCGCGAGGGCGTCTGCGGCTCCTGCGCCATGAACATCGACGGCCAGAACACGCTGGCCTGCACCCGCTCGATGCACGACGTCAAGGACGGCGCGGTGAAGATCAACCCGCTGCCGCACCAGCCGGTGGTGAAGGACCTCGTCCCCGACCTCACCAATTTCTACGCGCAGTACGCCTCGGTCGAACCGTGGCTGAAGACGACCTCGCCGACGCCGCAGAAGGAATGGCGCCAGAGCCACGAGGACCGCGAGAAGCTCGACGGCCTCTACGAGTGCATCCTCTGCGCCTGCTGCTCGACCTCCTGCCCGAGCTATTGGTGGAACAGCGAGCGGTACCTCGGCCCCGCCGCCCTGCTCCAGGCCAACCGCTGGGTGTCCGATTCGCGCGATGAAGCAACCGGCGAGCGGCTCGACAATCTCGAGGACCCGTTCCGGCTCTACCGCTGCCACACCATCATGAACTGCGCCAAGGCCTGCCCGAAGGGGCTGAACCCCGCGGAAGCCATCGCCGAGCTCAAGCTCAAGATGGTCGAACGGCAGATCTGA